AAACACACTAATTGAtttaatgaagcgataagaattctaaaaacagatttgaatttatcGCCAAGTCtgcttgaaatcgactttcccacaattttgatttttttgattttaacttttacaaaattaaaacactaaaatatctaaatacttttttttaatatgacatttttaggaattcgggggataatatcaaatatgtgagaaagtcgatttcaagtagacaatctgttttcagaactattatcgcttcaatagatcaattggaatgtttggaaaaaaaacacatctaaaatactaagtcacgcgtgtgttagacagaAAATcacgtattaaaatttaaatccccTTAATTAGGTCCTCCACCACCGCTGCATTCGCCATACTTGATTATTATTGGCTCCCTCCACGCTGccgttattgtttttatcatcaaGTATTTGATTGAGAAggggtatataatatgcaataaccttatatatttcaaccatgagttataccaaaaactaaaatcgattttgtcaaaaacctaatttacgtaaaaattcccgttttccttaatttttcttttctttttccccGCGCTTTCGAAAACTATTCAGAGTTTTTTACAGTtgacccccaaaagtaccaactagattcactttcctatcaggaAAGATACTGCTgtagaaaatctaagcatttttattttttactgtcttaaaaggatgatgacagacacaaaaaaatttttttaatttaaaaaaaaaacattattgtaaaatcaatacattcatcgctccactcatataatctaaaaatgatacgagtacaaaaattatttcctttaaattaattatattttaccatgcggtaattattattagaatattgtcTTTcgattaatgtaataaaaaattattatattataacaaaattgttttctcTTAAGGTGCGTACACACTAGCAATACAACGTGCAATACAACGTACTAATACCTGAACAATTTCCTCTTATGACTATCTAAAAACAAAGTGTCATAAAGTGTCattttctcatattatattattttattttaacttaacttgtaCAAAGACAACGAGTTCTGCCAACTTAACGACGGTGCGGTTCGTAGGTCACCAAACAAGTGTTTCCATTGTGTGAATAAGCCCCTAAAAGGCTAAAGACNNNNNNNNNNNNNNNNNNNNNNNNNNNNNNNNNNNNNNNNNNNNNNNNNNNNNNNNNNNNNNNNNNNNNNNNNNNNNNNNNNNNNNNNNNNNNNNNNNNNNNNNNNNNNNNNNNNNNNNNNNNNNNNNNNNNNNNNNNNNNNNNNNNNNNNNNNNNNNNNNNNNNNNNNNNNNNNNNNNNNNNNNNNNNNNNNNNNNNNNNNNNNNNNNNNNNNNNNNNNNNNNNNNNNNNNNNNNNNNNNNNNNNNNNNNNNNNNNNNNNNNNNNNNNNNNNNNNNNNNNNNNNNNNNNNNNNNNNNNNNNNNNNNNNNNNNNNNNNNNNNNNNNNNNNNNNNNNNNNNNNNNNNNNNNNNNNNNNNNNNNNNNNNNNNNNNNNNNNttattgttttaaatatttatttttaaaacacaatgtttataataacataattttttttacaatgtttataacTACTAATTAATGTAATGAAATTTAGCATTGGGCACTGGGTAGAcaaaggaataaaataaaataagaaaatatttcataggtagttttatactttttgacaCACATATTCCCATTTTTCAGAGAAATTATTGATCAAAAGTTTTTTGAAGTCCTCAAATTTGCAAGGATTACCACAAATAGGTATTGAGATTTCTTCACTCTTTTCATTGTCCCATCGATCAAAATAGAATGcctaaaaattgataattctTTCAGTTACTCGATAGTTCGTTATtgctaaaattgtataacaaacataattttgtataagttaaaattttatcaagacaaacagtttatgaataatattatgagatttgataaaaaataataaataactcgATATGTATTTTATCCTAAAAGTAAAGATCTCTTGTAggagctatatattattaattaaaacataataatatgcagggATACCCCTTTACTCTAAAATGTTGCACTTAGGTATTGACGCAGCCGTAAGTTCAGTCATGAAAGTATGGCAATACCATGCAattgggattttaatttttaatttttaatttctgatcAGTGTAATTTTTAACcatccaaaataaattttgttttattatactgaTCATTGATGCAGTGGCGTAACTAAGAGGGATCAGAGGGTGCGGTCGCACCCGGGCCCGTTCGTATAGGGGcccaaagaaataaaaaaatgttttctattaattattaataaaaatttaaaactacatatatttttgaatttttttattataatatactgttaaacaaatcctttttttttattaattcaaaattgttagATACGACCTTTTTCGCTGCGGTAGGCGATATGGgtatgaataatttatgtatatatatagttttggtACGCTTAGTTTGCTttacatagatattttaaatcttttagcATATATTTCACTTATGGGTAGAAATAAAGATGAAAAAGATAAAGCGTCGGGTCttcaaaactattttcaaaagtttgatgtaattttaataattgtcatCGAATCCAAAATTCTCAACTCATTACAACTTGTATCACTATTGCTACAAAAATCGGATATAGACTTACTTAAAGCTTTTGAACTGCTTCAAACagccttaaataaaataaaagaaatgcGTGATAAATTTGAAGAAGTGTTCGAGGAAGCTAAACAAATAGCAATTTCCGGGGGAGTTGAGCCAACGTTcactaaaataagaaaaacaaaaacaactaaatattttgatgaattaaGTAACGATGAACGTCTCCATGATtctgaacaatattttaaaacacaaatttattaTCGTACTCTGgatataattatcaaacaacTCGAACACCGTTTTAATGGTATGAACCAAGTAATAAAAcgtttttcttcaataataccAATTAATATATGTTCAATGAATGAAAATGAACTTAAACATTTAACTACGTGTCATTATGACTAAACTTGACTATTACTCGTtgctttatttaataattatttatcagacTGCTTGGTTGTTCATGCATTGTTGTTTTGTTGAGTAAATAGTAATCCGAATCTAAATCAGTTACCTATTGATTTAACCGAAACacttatttaattagttttcaaacaattaattcaattgttttttgtgttattaaacatatcattttatgaatatttgtgggacatatattttgttctatttctTAAAGATTATTGGGACTAGATTACCTCTATtggttaaaaagtaaaatatttttctcgatATTGGCTTGAACTTATGCTAAcaaatttatagaaattaagattattatacctattattgtcttattttattgtattaaaatattttatatttcaaccattaatttgttttaatgataatacaaaacTATTGACTTAAAAAGgttattaattcttatttaacaatattatgagatcaactgttaaaatatatgggtacctacttgACAAAAAAGAAACACCTTAAACATAACtttaaacattcaaaaatatataactaattcttaggtgtattattttataccttaaCTGTGTATCCTTTTGTTACGTCGTAATACATATGGAAATGTAACGAAGCACCGAAACCGGGCATTTCAATAATGTGGCCAAGAAAGCTCATTGCCATTCCTATACTAATATCGCTTCCCGAATAAAGATGCATTTTTCTtgctttattataattatttgaaatcaatTCCATGTTCAAACCAATTTCATTTAGCAGAGGTccttcaacatattataataaacaaatgtacaagtttcaacattaatattttgaacgtaAAAGTTCAATATGATGTCAATACGTGGTTTATGAGTATCTATACCACCATTTAGGATTTCAGTAATGTAGTTCCAGGTGCCTactacttaaaagttaaagaaatataaaaatttcaaaagcaGTATTTGAAAAGAATCATTACTAATGGAAAAAATGGGGCAGAGCTTGCTTGGAGGATCACCCagcatagttaaaataatatattttccctacctacaaataatttcattaaagtcgtattttcaaaaagtatattttttacaacttcTGAATAAATTGATTCCATTGTTGCAAGGTGGTAAGGTTTAATCCATTCCGGTAGTGATAAACCTTCAGCTATCtgtaagaatatttaaatatcttaatatttatactttatagtaaatGTCTAGTGTCtacaaattattgataaaataaaattataatattggtatattataattaaaaaaaaaatgtacgtcaTTATCAACTTACTTGACACAAAAAAAGGTCGTACAGTAGAGGAACATTTTTGCTGGTCATCGGTTGTCCGCAATTTTCCGATAAAAACGATTTCAATGCTGTTATATTTTTGTCTGTTGAATAATCTAGAAAGTGTGTGACATTTGCGTCAAAAGAATCAATAGACGGACATATTCCCGGTCTACCGATAATCTGTGTAAAATagcataaagtatatataacgATTagtgattaggtaggtactaggtaataggtatggctattacattataaaaaggGTTTATGCtctaataaaaagtaatttgaatcaagtataaagaaatttaaaagctaataacaaatttacaattgtacttaacttttatttatttattaaagggccattaacatttttttttacataccaaATAAAAGTGATATTCATCATACAGgtcttataattgtataactaaaTTATCGATAgagtaatcaatatattatttctattatctatatatatataaagtataaattataatataatgtctgatcccgtgcacttcgttgcccattaaaaatgccaactctatatgaataatatattattattataaaaactttaaaacccatgacaaccatttataaacaaaaatttccatcggtaatctcaaaatccctgtttgagcacctcccagGGTTGGTcttctccctttttaaattagcctatcttctgcccagaggtctaatctatctctgtaccaaatgatCCCTTGCACTTCGTTGTCCAgcaaccaattattattattataatagcttcaaaacccattgTAACCATGGCTACCAAaggacacacagacagacatacatacattcattatattataatgcaaaatattattaaggatATTTTCTCCTGtgcaatgtttaatttttattcattttgttaACCTATTGCATTTGCAATAGTTATAGACACGTAGAGCAGTAGGTATGTATGCATGATCTAATGTACAAAGGTAAGCTATaaccagtgttgggtagtaagtagtaacgtaacggaagtaacgcgttactgtaacggcgttactttgcttgtaacgcgttacgtaatttcattagaattatattctaataacgaaaatgtaatggtgATTACTTAtgataagtaatttctataaaataacgcgttacagtttcgaattattcAGTAGGTTacctattgccaaaaaaaaaaaaaaatatatgtataatgcgggtattattatgttttccaatcaatcttatatgtttatatatttaattttaactcgccacaattca
This portion of the Acyrthosiphon pisum isolate AL4f chromosome A1, pea_aphid_22Mar2018_4r6ur, whole genome shotgun sequence genome encodes:
- the LOC100574893 gene encoding lysosomal acid phosphatase isoform X1; protein product: MLLNFKKVTLVIGLSLTVIVICSVLYVFTVGWEQQNNDVVGPGLFSDSSLKFVSVLVRHGNRAPMIKYETDPHKNAFPEGIMELTKKGKHNMYKKGQLFRRLYNGFLSDLYLDSEILIKTTNTSRTFMSAAMVLAGMYPPKNYQKWSNSETVWQPIPIYSNSPDHVHIIGRPGICPSIDSFDANVTHFLDYSTDKNITALKSFLSENCGQPMTSKNVPLLYDLFLCQIAEGLSLPEWIKPYHLATMESIYSEVVKNILFENTTLMKLFVGPLLNEIGLNMELISNNYNKARKMHLYSGSDISIGMAMSFLGHIIEMPGFGASLHFHMYYDVTKGYTVKAFYFDRWDNEKSEEISIPICGNPCKFEDFKKLLINNFSEKWEYVCQKV
- the LOC100574893 gene encoding lysosomal acid phosphatase isoform X2, which translates into the protein MLLNFKKVTLVIGLSLTVIVICSVLYVFTVGWEQQNNDVVGPGLFSDSSLKFVSVKGKHNMYKKGQLFRRLYNGFLSDLYLDSEILIKTTNTSRTFMSAAMVLAGMYPPKNYQKWSNSETVWQPIPIYSNSPDHVHIIGRPGICPSIDSFDANVTHFLDYSTDKNITALKSFLSENCGQPMTSKNVPLLYDLFLCQIAEGLSLPEWIKPYHLATMESIYSEVVKNILFENTTLMKLFVGPLLNEIGLNMELISNNYNKARKMHLYSGSDISIGMAMSFLGHIIEMPGFGASLHFHMYYDVTKGYTVKAFYFDRWDNEKSEEISIPICGNPCKFEDFKKLLINNFSEKWEYVCQKV